In a single window of the Zonotrichia leucophrys gambelii isolate GWCS_2022_RI chromosome 2, RI_Zleu_2.0, whole genome shotgun sequence genome:
- the FASTKD3 gene encoding FAST kinase domain-containing protein 3, mitochondrial isoform X1, whose amino-acid sequence MAFISRKSFQLYSSSTPASRSALMTLSRRLNFISGQHKPQNCSSVAMRMMCVKDKSQYTFCRKKHVQLQMQSLSVNEAVHLCGDARNCTKSNNLWMDEQLFFKRLNGLCTSKEILYFLSSLEVMSDTMASGALQKISELEVDDNGLKNPALLENEVFRALCFQFEFESSNLSNTGLLNALQALIKLRIDPQSTLMTSLLSESEERLGRGQLTAEHLCALGESLLELESPSCATLEQIVNHVQERDIKSWSPREVVMAYKILEVIVREGKQWQSLLNRLNSVTLRAVSQLSPNFVSVILNSLVVLRQTRAVLLVTALCKHSVQHVPYFTDHELVNVLEAFLYFGQKMQNFTEALERHVSKSIHIMHPQTVSKVMQYCCEKMILSKPIFDAVAEGFISSADRLTTDQIAAYIIPFGTLNYLPPSASSLFGKLETVLHTRLRHFQPHTLLNLLHSCVLIQRYPTNFLPKIFSPYFLQKLQAQPPGLNRVVMSQLTQLFLTVTLECPFYEGPKLLSKYQIKAFPTPQSSLDVHLFKRVKTGLLDLLKKRIYFASEVSTPYFYVVDIEIKLDEEGFVLPAAQLEEVHKRFNRFEFTNLLLQGILNNKDIYYRCRIALCVDGQNRFCAHSHNLLGEEAIKQRHLQLLGYEVVQIPFFEIESLQSTRKIADYLHKKIFPCT is encoded by the exons ATGGCTTTCATTAGCCGAAAAAGCTTCCAGCTGTATTCATCCAGCACACCAGCGAGCAGGTCTGCTTTGATGACCCTAAGCAGAAGGTTGAACTTCATCAGTGGgcagcacaaaccccaaaactgtaGCTCCGTGGCCATGAGGATGATGTGTGTCAAAGATAAATCTCAGTATACGTTTTGTAGGAAAAAACATGTACAACTGCAGATGCAGTCACTTTCTGTTAATGAAGCTGTGCATCTTTGTGGAGATGCGAGGAACTGTACTAAATCAAATAATCTGTGGATGGATgaacaattatttttcaagaGGTTGAACGGCCTTTGTACATCAAAagagattttatattttcttagcTCTCTAGAAGTCATGTCTGATACAATGGCCTCGGGAGCCCTGCAGAAGATTTCTGAACTTGAGGTGGACGACAATGGTCTTAAAAACCCTGCACTGTTAGAGAATGAAGTTTTCAGGGCATTATGCTTCCAGTTTGAATTTGAATCCTCAAACCTGTCAAACACGGGGCTGCTGAATGCCTTGCAGGCTTTGATAAAGCTGCGTATAGACCCACAGAGCACGCTGATGACGAGCCTGCTTTCGGAGAGCGAGGAGCGACTTGGCAGGGGACAGCTGACTGCTGAACATCTCTGTGCTCTTGGAGAGAGTTTGCTCGAGTTAGAAAGCCCAAGTTGTGCCACGCTGGAACAAATTGTGAACCACGTGCAAGAAAGAGACATTAAGAGTTGGAGCCCCAGAGAAGTAGTGATGGCTTATAAGATACTGGAAGTGATTGTGAGGGAAGGGAAACAATGGCAAAGCTTGCTAAACAGACTGAACAGTGTCACTTTACGTGCAGTTTCCCAACTGAGCCCAAACTTTGTAAGTGTAATACTGAATTCACTGGTGGTTCTTCGTCAGACTCGGGCAGTTCTCTTAGTTACTGCACTTTGTAAACATTCAGTGCAGCATGTTCCCTATTTCACAGATCATGAACTGGTAAATGTACTGGAAGCTTTCCTATATTTTGgtcaaaaaatgcaaaattttacaGAGGCACTGGAAAGACATGTCTCCAAGTCCATCCACATTATGCACCCTCAAACAGTCAGCAAGGTCATGCAGTATTGCTGCGAAAAGATGATCCTTTCTAAGCCCATCTTTGATGCAGTGGCAGAAGGTTTCATTTCCAGTGCTGACAGACTTACCACTGACCAGATTGCTGCGTATATTATCCCATTTGGGACCCTTAACTACCTCCCTCCAAGTGCTTCTTCCTTGTTTGGGAAGCTTGAAACGGTGCTGCACACCCGCCTGAGGCACTTTCAGCCTCACACCTTGCTGAACCTGCTGCACTCGTGTGTCCTTATTCAACGTTATCCGACAAATTTCCTGCCAAAAATATTTAGTCCCTATTTTCTGCAAAAGCTTCAAG CTCAGCCACCTGGTTTGAACAGAGTTGTTATGTCCCAGCTAACCCAGCTTTTTCTGACTGTCACCCTGGAGTGCCCATTTTATGAG GGTCCAAAACTCCTTTCCAAGTACCAGATAAAGGCCTTTCCCACACCTCAGAGTTCTCTGGATGTTCACCTCTTTAAAAGGGTGAAGACAGGATTACTtgatttactgaaaaaaagaatatacTTTGCATCAGAGGTATCAACACCATATTTCTATGTAGTTG ATATTGAGATTAAATTAGATGAAGAAGGTTTTGTATTGCCTGCAGCCCAGCTTGAAGAGGTGCACAAACG ATTTAACAGATTTGAGTTCACAAATTTACTTCTGCAAGGAATCCTGAATAATAAGGATATTTACTACAGATgcag AATTGCCCTGTGTGTTGATGGTCAAAATAGATTTTGTGCTCATAGCCACAATCTGTTGGGAGAAGAAGCTATTAAACAGAGACACCTTCAGTTACTTGGTTATGAAGTTGTGCAG ATTCCATTTTTTGAGATAGAAAGTCTACAAAGTACCAGAAAAATAGCAGATTATCTacacaaaaaaatctttccttgtACATAA
- the FASTKD3 gene encoding FAST kinase domain-containing protein 3, mitochondrial isoform X2 — protein MAFISRKSFQLYSSSTPASRSALMTLSRRLNFISGQHKPQNCSSVAMRMMCVKDKSQYTFCRKKHVQLQMQSLSVNEAVHLCGDARNCTKSNNLWMDEQLFFKRLNGLCTSKEILYFLSSLEVMSDTMASGALQKISELEVDDNGLKNPALLENEVFRALCFQFEFESSNLSNTGLLNALQALIKLRIDPQSTLMTSLLSESEERLGRGQLTAEHLCALGESLLELESPSCATLEQIVNHVQERDIKSWSPREVVMAYKILEVIVREGKQWQSLLNRLNSVTLRAVSQLSPNFVSVILNSLVVLRQTRAVLLVTALCKHSVQHVPYFTDHELVNVLEAFLYFGQKMQNFTEALERHVSKSIHIMHPQTVSKVMQYCCEKMILSKPIFDAVAEGFISSADRLTTDQIAAYIIPFGTLNYLPPSASSLFGKLETVLHTRLRHFQPHTLLNLLHSCVLIQRYPTNFLPKIFSPYFLQKLQAQPPGLNRVVMSQLTQLFLTVTLECPFYEGPKLLSKYQIKAFPTPQSSLDVHLFKRVKTGLLDLLKKRIYFASEVSTPYFYVVDIEIKLDEEGFVLPAAQLEEVHKRIALCVDGQNRFCAHSHNLLGEEAIKQRHLQLLGYEVVQIPFFEIESLQSTRKIADYLHKKIFPCT, from the exons ATGGCTTTCATTAGCCGAAAAAGCTTCCAGCTGTATTCATCCAGCACACCAGCGAGCAGGTCTGCTTTGATGACCCTAAGCAGAAGGTTGAACTTCATCAGTGGgcagcacaaaccccaaaactgtaGCTCCGTGGCCATGAGGATGATGTGTGTCAAAGATAAATCTCAGTATACGTTTTGTAGGAAAAAACATGTACAACTGCAGATGCAGTCACTTTCTGTTAATGAAGCTGTGCATCTTTGTGGAGATGCGAGGAACTGTACTAAATCAAATAATCTGTGGATGGATgaacaattatttttcaagaGGTTGAACGGCCTTTGTACATCAAAagagattttatattttcttagcTCTCTAGAAGTCATGTCTGATACAATGGCCTCGGGAGCCCTGCAGAAGATTTCTGAACTTGAGGTGGACGACAATGGTCTTAAAAACCCTGCACTGTTAGAGAATGAAGTTTTCAGGGCATTATGCTTCCAGTTTGAATTTGAATCCTCAAACCTGTCAAACACGGGGCTGCTGAATGCCTTGCAGGCTTTGATAAAGCTGCGTATAGACCCACAGAGCACGCTGATGACGAGCCTGCTTTCGGAGAGCGAGGAGCGACTTGGCAGGGGACAGCTGACTGCTGAACATCTCTGTGCTCTTGGAGAGAGTTTGCTCGAGTTAGAAAGCCCAAGTTGTGCCACGCTGGAACAAATTGTGAACCACGTGCAAGAAAGAGACATTAAGAGTTGGAGCCCCAGAGAAGTAGTGATGGCTTATAAGATACTGGAAGTGATTGTGAGGGAAGGGAAACAATGGCAAAGCTTGCTAAACAGACTGAACAGTGTCACTTTACGTGCAGTTTCCCAACTGAGCCCAAACTTTGTAAGTGTAATACTGAATTCACTGGTGGTTCTTCGTCAGACTCGGGCAGTTCTCTTAGTTACTGCACTTTGTAAACATTCAGTGCAGCATGTTCCCTATTTCACAGATCATGAACTGGTAAATGTACTGGAAGCTTTCCTATATTTTGgtcaaaaaatgcaaaattttacaGAGGCACTGGAAAGACATGTCTCCAAGTCCATCCACATTATGCACCCTCAAACAGTCAGCAAGGTCATGCAGTATTGCTGCGAAAAGATGATCCTTTCTAAGCCCATCTTTGATGCAGTGGCAGAAGGTTTCATTTCCAGTGCTGACAGACTTACCACTGACCAGATTGCTGCGTATATTATCCCATTTGGGACCCTTAACTACCTCCCTCCAAGTGCTTCTTCCTTGTTTGGGAAGCTTGAAACGGTGCTGCACACCCGCCTGAGGCACTTTCAGCCTCACACCTTGCTGAACCTGCTGCACTCGTGTGTCCTTATTCAACGTTATCCGACAAATTTCCTGCCAAAAATATTTAGTCCCTATTTTCTGCAAAAGCTTCAAG CTCAGCCACCTGGTTTGAACAGAGTTGTTATGTCCCAGCTAACCCAGCTTTTTCTGACTGTCACCCTGGAGTGCCCATTTTATGAG GGTCCAAAACTCCTTTCCAAGTACCAGATAAAGGCCTTTCCCACACCTCAGAGTTCTCTGGATGTTCACCTCTTTAAAAGGGTGAAGACAGGATTACTtgatttactgaaaaaaagaatatacTTTGCATCAGAGGTATCAACACCATATTTCTATGTAGTTG ATATTGAGATTAAATTAGATGAAGAAGGTTTTGTATTGCCTGCAGCCCAGCTTGAAGAGGTGCACAAACG AATTGCCCTGTGTGTTGATGGTCAAAATAGATTTTGTGCTCATAGCCACAATCTGTTGGGAGAAGAAGCTATTAAACAGAGACACCTTCAGTTACTTGGTTATGAAGTTGTGCAG ATTCCATTTTTTGAGATAGAAAGTCTACAAAGTACCAGAAAAATAGCAGATTATCTacacaaaaaaatctttccttgtACATAA
- the CFAP90 gene encoding cilia- and flagella-associated protein 90 → MAASGTRLAQEALGNAPGRRRPALASFSAFSFVPPKREGPPELSYFNRPHKTGDFFTYDAAFGMPDDYDQYLPRCDRKHAKARGLKINEEEMARTVPVLTSSEYGKRIDKLLDPPTREHARVHSLHAAIYGEGSRLAH, encoded by the exons ATGGCCGCCAGCGGGACGCGCTTGGCGCAGGAGGCGCTCGGCAACGCGCCGGGGAGGAGGCGGCCTGCCCTCGCTTCCTTCTCCGCCTTCAGCTTCGTCCCGCCCAAACGGGAAGGGCCTCCGGAGCTCAGCTATTTCAACCGGCCGCACAAG ACAGGAGATTTTTTCACCTATGATGCTGCTTTTGGAATGCCTGACGATTACGACCAATATCTTCCACGATGTGACAGAAAACATGCAAAGGCTCGTGGCCTTAAAATTAATGAGGAG GAAATGGCAAGAACTGTTCCTGTGCTGACATCTTCAGAGTATGGGAAGCGCATAGATAAGCTCTTAGACCCACCAACCAGAGAGCACGCCAGGGTTCATAGCCTGCACGCAGCAATCTACGGGGAAGGCAGCCGCCTTGCTCATTAA